From the Streptomyces pluripotens genome, one window contains:
- a CDS encoding acyl-CoA dehydrogenase family protein — translation MDLSCTPEEEEFRARLREWLTKVLPTLPAAPPPDDWPGRRAYDLGWQRMLYDAGYADVHWGASPTTRLIFLEETERAGAPYVGANFVGLLHAGPTIAAEGTVGQQARWLPPILRGEEVWCQGFSEPGAGSDLAALRTRAHRDGDDYVVSGSKLWTSHAEVADWCELLVRTDPDAPRHQGITWLAMPMDADGITVRPLRTLAGSAEFAEVFLDEVRVPAVNRVGEENDGWRVTMVTLSFERGTAFVGEVVACRRTLTELTRTARENGRWDDPVLRRRVGRLDAEFRALWRLIQWNVSEAETTGGVPGARGSVFKLRYAHARQELYDTAAEVLGPDCLDLDRPWVLDRLSALSYTIAAGTSQIQRNIVAERILGLPKGR, via the coding sequence ATGGACCTGAGCTGCACGCCCGAGGAGGAGGAGTTCCGGGCCCGGCTGCGCGAGTGGCTGACCAAGGTCCTGCCCACTCTCCCGGCGGCGCCCCCACCTGACGATTGGCCCGGCCGCCGCGCCTACGACCTCGGCTGGCAACGGATGCTGTACGACGCCGGCTACGCCGACGTCCACTGGGGCGCCTCCCCGACCACCCGACTGATCTTCCTGGAGGAGACCGAGAGGGCCGGTGCGCCCTACGTCGGGGCCAACTTCGTCGGGTTGCTGCACGCGGGGCCGACCATCGCCGCCGAGGGGACGGTCGGGCAGCAGGCCCGCTGGCTGCCGCCCATCCTGCGCGGGGAGGAGGTGTGGTGCCAGGGTTTCAGTGAACCGGGCGCGGGCTCCGACCTCGCCGCGCTGCGCACCCGCGCGCACCGTGACGGCGACGACTACGTGGTCAGCGGGTCCAAGCTCTGGACCTCGCACGCGGAAGTCGCCGACTGGTGCGAGCTGCTCGTCCGCACCGACCCGGACGCACCCAGGCACCAGGGCATCACCTGGCTCGCCATGCCGATGGATGCCGACGGCATCACGGTACGGCCGCTGCGCACGCTCGCCGGGTCGGCGGAGTTCGCCGAGGTGTTCCTCGACGAGGTGCGGGTGCCGGCCGTGAACCGGGTGGGGGAGGAGAACGACGGCTGGCGGGTGACCATGGTGACCCTCTCCTTCGAACGGGGTACGGCCTTCGTCGGGGAGGTCGTCGCCTGCCGCCGTACCCTCACGGAACTGACCCGCACGGCAAGAGAAAACGGCCGCTGGGACGACCCGGTGCTGCGCCGGCGGGTCGGGCGGCTGGACGCGGAGTTCAGAGCGCTGTGGCGGCTGATCCAGTGGAACGTGAGCGAGGCGGAGACGACCGGCGGGGTGCCGGGCGCCCGCGGGTCCGTTTTCAAGCTCCGCTATGCGCACGCCCGGCAGGAGCTGTACGACACCGCCGCCGAGGTGCTCGGCCCCGACTGCCTCGATCTGGACCGTCCTTGGGTCCTGGACCGGCTGTCCGCCCTGTCCTACACCATCGCTGCCGGGACCTCGCAGATCCAGCGGAACATCGTGGCCGAGCGCATCCTCGGCCTGCCCAAAGGGAGGTGA
- a CDS encoding acyl-CoA dehydrogenase family protein yields the protein MRFQLTDDQEALRTGVRELLDRCFGPEVLRTAVGAPGRLDRTLWRTLGDAGFFALRLPEADGGVGRGLAEAVLAFEEAGRALLPGPLVATHLAAGDVPGAATGEAVVTAVDGGVVEWLGAADVVRGDASGAVPLHSVDPLTPLHRVPGPVAFGPAGGVAVLLTAAEQLGTAARVCELAVQHARTREQFGRPIGAFQAVKHLCADLLVRVEVARVAVYAAAVTADPADIATARLLADEAAVRGARDCLQVHGGMGFTWEADVHLHLKRAWVRAHRGGGGTQSEEFLAERLVA from the coding sequence GTGCGCTTCCAACTCACCGACGACCAAGAGGCGTTGCGCACCGGTGTGCGGGAACTGCTGGACCGGTGCTTCGGGCCGGAGGTGCTGCGCACGGCCGTCGGCGCGCCGGGCCGGCTCGACCGGACGCTGTGGCGGACGCTCGGGGACGCGGGATTCTTCGCGTTGCGGCTGCCCGAGGCGGACGGCGGGGTCGGACGGGGCCTGGCCGAGGCGGTACTGGCCTTCGAGGAGGCCGGCCGTGCGCTGCTGCCGGGACCGCTCGTGGCCACACACCTGGCGGCCGGAGACGTGCCTGGCGCCGCCACCGGGGAGGCGGTCGTGACGGCCGTGGACGGGGGGGTGGTGGAATGGCTGGGCGCGGCGGATGTCGTGCGTGGGGACGCCTCCGGTGCCGTGCCCCTGCATTCGGTGGACCCGCTCACCCCGCTTCACCGTGTCCCCGGCCCCGTGGCTTTCGGTCCGGCGGGGGGCGTGGCCGTCCTGCTCACCGCCGCCGAGCAGCTCGGTACGGCTGCTCGGGTGTGCGAGCTGGCCGTGCAACACGCCCGGACCCGCGAGCAGTTCGGGCGGCCGATCGGCGCCTTCCAAGCGGTCAAGCACCTGTGTGCGGATCTGCTGGTGCGGGTCGAGGTCGCGCGGGTCGCCGTCTACGCCGCCGCCGTGACCGCTGACCCCGCAGACATCGCCACCGCACGGCTGCTCGCCGATGAGGCCGCCGTGCGCGGGGCCCGCGACTGCCTTCAGGTGCACGGCGGCATGGGCTTCACCTGGGAGGCGGATGTGCATCTGCACCTGAAACGGGCCTGGGTCCGGGCCCATCGCGGCGGTGGGGGCACGCAGAGTGAGGAATTCCTCGCCGAGCGACTGGTGGCGTGA
- a CDS encoding ATP-binding protein, whose amino-acid sequence MQLEIRPDPAEVGRARRWARSRLAGSGIGVDEPLAETLILLVSELVTNAVVHTGRPAVLRLCLPGSAAVSAVRVEVADTSSRAPVPRCAGGDATGGRGLALVDCLADRWGWSPEGAGKSIWCELDRCSQSREGAAMAYGGGLSAYEGLTFEVV is encoded by the coding sequence GTGCAGCTGGAGATCAGACCCGACCCCGCAGAGGTGGGGCGGGCCAGAAGGTGGGCCCGGTCGAGGCTCGCCGGGTCGGGTATAGGGGTCGACGAGCCGTTGGCCGAAACCCTGATCTTGCTCGTCTCCGAGCTGGTGACCAATGCGGTGGTGCACACCGGCCGCCCCGCCGTGCTACGGCTCTGTCTGCCGGGTTCGGCAGCCGTGTCGGCGGTGCGGGTGGAGGTGGCCGACACCAGCTCGCGTGCGCCCGTGCCGCGGTGCGCCGGCGGTGACGCCACCGGCGGTCGGGGCCTGGCCCTCGTGGACTGCCTGGCTGATCGCTGGGGCTGGAGCCCCGAGGGTGCCGGGAAGAGCATCTGGTGCGAACTGGACCGCTGTTCGCAGTCCCGTGAGGGCGCAGCAATGGCGTACGGGGGCGGGCTGTCCGCGTACGAGGGCCTCACCTTCGAAGTGGTGTAA
- a CDS encoding cyclase family protein, protein MALPEEFHEIAERVNNWGRWGADDEIGTLNLITDEVVRGAAGEIRAGHRIPLALPLRQDGVQTGVIPGRINPLHAMVQVNQELFGPGTVACSDDVVTMGLQAGTHWDALAHVSHSGRLYNGRPAHLITAHGGAGFGGIDKVRHIVSRGVLLDVARTRGVDRLAGGHAVTPDDLEAAEEFGRTRVRSGDVVLVRTGQVQRYLTGDTHGYGYPSPGLSVRCPEWFHTRDVAAVANDTLTFEIFPPERDDLWLPVHALDLVEMGMLQGQNWNLEELSTACGEMRRYTFLLSAMPEPFAGATGTPVAPVAIL, encoded by the coding sequence ATGGCACTGCCGGAGGAGTTCCACGAGATCGCCGAGCGCGTGAACAACTGGGGCCGCTGGGGTGCCGACGACGAGATCGGCACCTTGAACCTGATCACCGACGAGGTGGTGCGGGGGGCGGCTGGCGAGATCCGCGCCGGCCACCGCATCCCGCTCGCGCTCCCGCTCAGACAGGACGGGGTGCAGACCGGAGTGATCCCGGGGCGGATCAATCCGCTGCACGCCATGGTGCAGGTCAACCAGGAGCTGTTCGGTCCGGGCACGGTGGCGTGCAGCGACGACGTCGTGACCATGGGGCTACAGGCCGGCACCCACTGGGACGCGCTCGCCCACGTCTCGCACTCCGGAAGGCTCTACAACGGCCGTCCGGCACACCTGATCACCGCGCACGGAGGGGCCGGGTTCGGCGGCATCGACAAGGTGCGGCACATCGTCTCGCGCGGGGTCCTGCTGGACGTGGCACGCACACGCGGGGTGGACCGACTGGCGGGCGGTCATGCGGTCACACCGGACGACCTGGAGGCGGCGGAGGAGTTCGGCAGGACCCGGGTCCGGTCCGGGGACGTCGTACTGGTACGCACCGGCCAGGTGCAGCGGTACCTGACCGGGGACACGCACGGGTACGGCTATCCGTCGCCGGGTCTCTCGGTGCGCTGTCCGGAGTGGTTCCACACGCGTGATGTGGCGGCAGTCGCGAACGACACGCTCACTTTTGAGATATTTCCCCCCGAGAGGGATGATCTGTGGCTGCCCGTGCACGCCCTCGATCTGGTGGAGATGGGGATGCTGCAGGGCCAGAACTGGAATCTCGAAGAGTTGTCCACAGCCTGTGGAGAAATGCGGAGGTACACGTTCCTCCTCTCGGCGATGCCGGAACCGTTCGCCGGCGCCACAGGCACTCCGGTGGCACCGGTCGCCATACTGTGA
- a CDS encoding SDR family NAD(P)-dependent oxidoreductase translates to MGNFLAGKVVAVTGAGRGIGRAVALAAAAEGAQVVVNDYGVATDGTSPTSEVAEAVVKEIAAAGGEAVAVADDIATMAGGRRVVDTALSSYGRLDGVVCVAGILRERMLFNMTEEEWDPVVATHLKGTFTVFRAASAVMREQRSGTLIGFTSGNHQGSVSQANYSAAKGGVISLVRSAALGLHKYGVTANAVAPVARTRMSANVPMELAEIGEPEDVAALVAYLLSDHARQQEITGQVYTIAGPKIAVWAQPRELRAAYAEGPGWTPERIARFLPGTVGVDPMPMLSHLVAMEDAARDGSRPNAR, encoded by the coding sequence ATGGGGAACTTCTTGGCAGGCAAGGTGGTCGCCGTGACCGGCGCTGGACGCGGCATCGGACGCGCGGTGGCGCTGGCCGCGGCGGCCGAGGGCGCGCAGGTCGTCGTCAACGACTACGGGGTCGCCACCGACGGCACCTCACCCACCAGCGAGGTCGCCGAGGCGGTCGTCAAGGAGATCGCGGCGGCCGGCGGTGAGGCCGTCGCCGTCGCCGATGACATCGCCACGATGGCGGGCGGTCGACGGGTCGTCGACACGGCCCTGTCGTCGTACGGTCGCCTCGACGGAGTCGTGTGCGTCGCCGGGATCCTCCGTGAACGCATGCTGTTCAACATGACCGAGGAGGAGTGGGACCCCGTCGTCGCCACCCACCTCAAGGGCACCTTCACCGTCTTCCGGGCGGCGTCCGCGGTGATGCGCGAGCAGCGGTCGGGGACGTTGATCGGCTTCACCAGCGGCAACCACCAGGGCTCGGTGTCCCAGGCCAACTACAGTGCGGCGAAGGGCGGCGTCATCTCGCTCGTGCGCAGTGCGGCCCTGGGCCTGCACAAGTACGGGGTCACCGCCAACGCCGTGGCCCCGGTGGCGCGTACGCGGATGTCGGCGAACGTGCCGATGGAACTGGCCGAGATCGGGGAACCGGAGGACGTCGCCGCACTCGTGGCGTACCTGCTCTCCGACCACGCCCGTCAGCAGGAGATCACCGGGCAGGTGTACACGATCGCCGGCCCCAAGATCGCGGTATGGGCCCAACCGAGGGAACTGCGGGCGGCGTACGCCGAGGGACCGGGCTGGACCCCGGAGCGGATCGCACGGTTCCTGCCGGGGACGGTGGGGGTGGACCCGATGCCGATGCTGTCGCACCTGGTGGCGATGGAGGACGCGGCGCGGGACGGGAGCCGGCCGAACGCCCGGTAA
- a CDS encoding acyl-CoA dehydrogenase family protein, whose amino-acid sequence MDFGFTQDDEAFRTEARTWLAAHTGHAQDRRTWERTLGKAGWIGIGWPEPGYGNRTATLTQQVAWAEEYARSPAPARSGHIGENLLAPTLLAHGTAEQKARFLPPIAAGEELWCQGYSEPGAGSDLAGIRTAAVREGPHYRITGQKIWTSLAHEADWCFVLARTDPGSRRHRGLSFLLVPMDQPGRIEVRPIRQMTGTSDFNEVFFDGACARAEHTVGAAGDGWRVAMSLLGFERGVSTLAQQIGFAEELADVVRTAVRTGAADDPVIRDRLVRQWAELRTMRWNALRTLGGTGDPGAPSVAKLLWANWHQRLGELAVRVRGAAASAGPADWSPSAPYELDAAQHLFLFSRADTIYGGSDQIQRSIIAERVLGLPREPKGAV is encoded by the coding sequence GTGGATTTCGGCTTCACGCAAGATGACGAGGCGTTCCGTACCGAGGCCCGCACCTGGCTGGCCGCACACACCGGGCACGCCCAGGACCGCCGTACCTGGGAACGCACCCTCGGCAAGGCCGGCTGGATAGGCATCGGCTGGCCGGAGCCGGGCTACGGCAACCGCACCGCCACCCTCACCCAGCAGGTCGCCTGGGCCGAGGAGTACGCCCGTTCACCCGCGCCCGCCCGTTCCGGGCACATCGGCGAGAACCTCCTCGCTCCGACCCTCCTCGCCCATGGCACCGCGGAGCAGAAGGCCCGTTTCCTGCCCCCGATCGCGGCCGGAGAGGAACTGTGGTGCCAGGGCTACAGTGAACCGGGCGCCGGCTCCGACCTGGCCGGAATCCGCACGGCGGCGGTACGGGAGGGCCCGCATTACCGGATCACCGGTCAGAAGATCTGGACCTCCCTCGCACACGAGGCCGACTGGTGTTTCGTACTCGCCCGCACCGACCCGGGGTCCCGCCGTCACCGGGGCCTGAGCTTCCTGCTCGTCCCGATGGACCAGCCGGGCCGCATCGAGGTCCGTCCCATCCGCCAGATGACCGGTACGAGTGACTTCAACGAGGTCTTCTTCGACGGGGCATGTGCTCGTGCGGAACACACCGTCGGTGCGGCAGGAGACGGCTGGCGGGTGGCGATGAGTCTGCTCGGCTTCGAACGCGGGGTGTCCACGCTCGCCCAGCAGATCGGATTCGCCGAGGAACTGGCGGACGTCGTCCGCACCGCCGTACGGACCGGTGCCGCCGATGACCCGGTCATCCGCGACCGTCTCGTCCGCCAGTGGGCCGAACTGCGCACCATGCGTTGGAACGCCCTGCGCACCCTCGGCGGCACGGGTGACCCCGGCGCGCCCAGCGTCGCCAAGCTGCTGTGGGCGAACTGGCACCAGCGGCTGGGTGAGCTGGCCGTGCGGGTCCGCGGGGCCGCCGCCTCCGCCGGTCCCGCGGACTGGTCGCCGTCGGCGCCGTACGAACTCGACGCGGCCCAGCACCTGTTCCTCTTCTCCCGGGCCGACACCATCTACGGCGGCTCGGACCAAATCCAGCGCTCGATCATCGCCGAGCGGGTGCTCGGTCTGCCCAGAGAGCCCAAGGGGGCCGTGTGA
- a CDS encoding Zn-dependent alcohol dehydrogenase — MRGVVFDGQQVRVVDDLTVRDPGPGEVLVAVSAAGLCHSDLSVVDGTIPFPLPVVLGHEGAGVVEAVGAGVTHVSPGDHVALSTLANCGTCAECDRGRPTMCRQAIGRPGKPFRRGAEPVHQFAANSAFAERTVVKAVQAVRIPQDVPLRSAALIGCGVLTGVGAVLNRARVDRGDSVVVIGAGGIGLNVLQGARLAGALRIVAVDANPAKEVVARQFGATDFLPSVEGVRELLPTGADHVFECVGRVDLVRAAIDLLDRHGQAVLLGVPPATAEASFLVSSLYLDKAVLGCRYGSSRPQRDIALYAELYRQGRLLLDELITAVHPVEDFDKARADAEAGRVARAVLTF; from the coding sequence ATGCGTGGTGTGGTGTTCGACGGACAACAGGTCCGGGTGGTGGACGACCTGACGGTGCGGGACCCGGGGCCCGGGGAGGTACTGGTCGCGGTCTCGGCGGCCGGGCTGTGCCACAGCGACCTGTCGGTGGTCGACGGCACCATTCCGTTCCCGCTGCCGGTGGTGCTGGGCCACGAGGGCGCGGGGGTGGTGGAGGCGGTCGGCGCGGGCGTCACCCATGTGTCCCCCGGCGACCACGTGGCCCTGTCCACGCTCGCCAACTGCGGCACGTGCGCGGAATGCGACCGGGGCCGGCCCACGATGTGCCGGCAGGCGATCGGGCGCCCGGGCAAGCCGTTTCGGCGGGGCGCGGAGCCGGTGCACCAGTTCGCCGCCAACTCGGCCTTCGCCGAACGTACGGTCGTCAAGGCCGTGCAGGCGGTGCGGATCCCGCAGGACGTCCCGCTCCGGTCCGCCGCACTGATCGGTTGCGGGGTCCTCACCGGTGTGGGAGCGGTGCTGAACCGGGCCCGGGTGGACCGCGGGGACAGCGTGGTCGTCATCGGAGCGGGCGGCATCGGGCTGAACGTGCTGCAGGGCGCGCGGCTCGCCGGGGCCCTGCGGATCGTCGCCGTGGACGCCAATCCGGCGAAGGAGGTGGTGGCCCGGCAGTTCGGCGCGACGGACTTCCTGCCGTCCGTCGAAGGGGTCAGGGAACTGCTGCCCACCGGGGCCGACCACGTCTTCGAGTGCGTCGGCCGGGTGGATCTGGTCCGCGCCGCGATCGACCTCCTGGACCGACACGGCCAGGCGGTCCTCCTGGGGGTTCCCCCGGCCACGGCCGAGGCGTCCTTCCTGGTCTCCTCCCTCTACCTGGACAAAGCGGTCCTGGGCTGCCGCTACGGCTCCTCCCGCCCCCAGCGGGACATCGCCCTGTACGCCGAGCTGTACCGCCAGGGACGGTTGCTGCTGGACGAGTTGATCACCGCGGTCCATCCGGTGGAGGACTTCGACAAGGCCCGGGCGGACGCTGAGGCGGGGCGGGTGGCGCGGGCGGTCCTCACCTTCTGA
- a CDS encoding GlxA family transcriptional regulator: protein MDVIEGPRPHRVVVLALDGLLPFELGIPHRIFGRSKDTGGRHLYEVVTCSVRPPGQVETDADFAVRVPHGPEALADADTVIVPASHELGPVFEEGRLTAELAAALARIRPGTRIASICTGSYVLAAAGLLDGRRATTHWAVAERFQQMFPRVTVDADVLFIDDGDVLTSAGVAAGIDLCLHMVRRDFGMAVANETARVTVVPPHRDGGQAQFIHRPVPDPRLATTGAARAWALDRLHEAIQLRDMAEQEAMSVRTFTRRFREEVGVSPVQWLTRQRVERARHLLESTDLPMDQVAGEAGFGTAQSMRQHLQQALGVTPTAYRRTFRTGAAQDASENGR, encoded by the coding sequence ATGGATGTCATCGAGGGTCCCCGTCCGCACCGGGTCGTCGTCCTCGCCCTCGACGGGCTGCTGCCCTTCGAACTGGGCATCCCGCACCGCATCTTCGGCCGCTCGAAGGACACCGGGGGGAGGCACCTGTACGAGGTGGTGACCTGCTCGGTGCGGCCACCCGGCCAGGTCGAGACGGACGCCGACTTCGCCGTGCGGGTCCCGCACGGCCCGGAAGCATTGGCCGACGCCGACACGGTGATCGTCCCGGCATCGCACGAACTCGGCCCGGTCTTCGAGGAAGGCCGGCTGACCGCCGAGCTGGCCGCCGCCCTGGCCCGTATCCGCCCCGGAACCCGGATCGCCTCCATCTGCACGGGCAGCTACGTCCTCGCCGCCGCCGGTCTCCTCGACGGCCGCCGGGCGACCACGCACTGGGCGGTAGCGGAACGCTTCCAGCAGATGTTTCCCCGGGTCACGGTGGACGCGGACGTGTTGTTCATCGACGACGGGGACGTGCTGACCTCGGCCGGGGTGGCCGCCGGTATCGACCTGTGCCTGCACATGGTCCGCCGGGACTTCGGCATGGCCGTCGCCAATGAGACCGCCCGGGTCACGGTCGTACCGCCCCACCGGGACGGCGGTCAGGCCCAGTTCATCCACCGCCCGGTCCCGGACCCACGACTGGCCACGACGGGCGCCGCCCGCGCCTGGGCGCTGGACCGTCTGCACGAAGCGATCCAACTGCGGGACATGGCAGAACAGGAGGCCATGTCGGTGCGCACCTTCACCCGCCGCTTCCGCGAGGAGGTCGGCGTCAGCCCGGTCCAGTGGCTGACCCGGCAGCGCGTTGAGCGTGCCCGGCACCTCCTGGAGTCCACCGATCTGCCGATGGACCAGGTGGCCGGGGAGGCGGGCTTCGGTACGGCCCAGTCGATGCGGCAGCACCTCCAGCAGGCGCTCGGGGTCACGCCGACTGCGTACCGGCGGACGTTCCGGACCGGCGCCGCCCAGGATGCCTCCGAGAACGGCCGCTGA
- a CDS encoding MFS transporter translates to MTQTSPAAAPVQAPPGRHRRVHRAWFVAAVTFVTITGAAAFRSLPGLLIDPLHEEFGWSHGTIGAAVSINLALYGLTAPFAAALMDRFRIRRVVAAALTVIALGSGLTVWMTAAWQLWLCWGLLVGLGSGSMALAFAATVTHRWFTERRGLVTGILTAASASGQLVFLPLLSWIVAHHDWRPAAATVALTALAVVPFVLILLRDHPADVGQKPYGATEFVPKPPPVTGAARRTLTVLSAAARTRPFWLLAGTFAICGATTNGLVQTHFVPAEHDHGMPVTTAASLLAVVGVFDVAGTIASGWFTDRFAPRRLLAVYYALRGVSLMFLPLLLAPQVHPPMLFFIVFYGLDWVATVPPTLALCREHYGADSAIVFGWVLASHQIGAALVAYLGGFVRDTAGSYDPVWYACGTLCAAAALMALVIRRRPTATPRPLAPSTP, encoded by the coding sequence GTGACTCAGACAAGCCCAGCCGCAGCCCCCGTCCAGGCCCCGCCCGGCCGGCACCGCCGTGTACACCGTGCCTGGTTCGTCGCCGCCGTCACCTTCGTCACCATCACCGGTGCGGCAGCCTTCCGCTCCCTGCCCGGCCTGCTCATCGACCCGTTGCACGAGGAGTTCGGCTGGTCGCACGGCACGATCGGCGCGGCCGTCTCCATCAACCTGGCGCTGTACGGCCTCACCGCGCCGTTCGCGGCGGCGCTCATGGACCGCTTCAGGATCCGCCGCGTGGTCGCCGCCGCACTGACCGTGATCGCGCTCGGCTCCGGACTGACCGTGTGGATGACGGCGGCCTGGCAGTTGTGGCTGTGCTGGGGCCTGCTGGTCGGCCTCGGTTCGGGCTCCATGGCGCTGGCCTTCGCGGCGACGGTCACCCATCGCTGGTTCACCGAGCGCCGTGGCCTGGTGACCGGCATCCTCACCGCGGCCTCCGCCTCCGGACAGTTGGTCTTCCTGCCCCTGCTGTCCTGGATCGTCGCGCACCACGACTGGCGTCCCGCTGCGGCCACGGTCGCCCTCACCGCCCTCGCCGTGGTGCCGTTCGTCCTGATCCTGCTCCGCGACCATCCCGCCGACGTGGGGCAGAAGCCCTACGGCGCCACCGAGTTCGTGCCGAAGCCGCCCCCGGTCACCGGTGCCGCCCGACGCACCCTCACGGTCCTCTCCGCCGCCGCGCGCACACGCCCCTTCTGGCTGCTCGCCGGCACCTTCGCGATCTGCGGTGCCACCACCAACGGCCTGGTACAGACACACTTTGTGCCGGCCGAGCACGACCATGGCATGCCCGTCACGACGGCGGCCTCGCTGCTCGCGGTCGTCGGGGTGTTCGACGTGGCCGGTACGATCGCCTCCGGCTGGTTCACCGACCGGTTCGCACCACGCCGGCTGCTCGCCGTGTACTACGCCCTGCGCGGCGTCTCACTGATGTTCCTGCCGCTGCTGCTGGCCCCCCAGGTCCATCCCCCGATGCTGTTCTTCATCGTGTTCTACGGCCTCGACTGGGTGGCCACTGTCCCGCCGACCCTGGCCCTGTGCCGCGAGCACTACGGCGCGGACAGTGCCATCGTCTTCGGATGGGTGCTCGCCTCCCACCAGATCGGTGCGGCTCTCGTGGCCTACCTCGGCGGCTTCGTCCGCGACACCGCCGGCTCCTACGACCCGGTCTGGTACGCCTGCGGCACGCTGTGCGCGGCGGCGGCCCTGATGGCGCTGGTGATCCGGCGCCGGCCGACGGCAACGCCCAGGCCCCTGGCGCCGAGCACCCCCTGA
- a CDS encoding flavin reductase family protein, with amino-acid sequence MGHAGAAAAAVRHLRPVPRPGPAQPLPRPELRCVRENERAPVEQGEFRRVLGNFASGVTVITAPAAEGEAGPAGFACQSFSSLSLDPPLVCFMVGRASTTWPRIARAGVFCVNVLGAGQSELCRSFAVSGADKFAGVAYEAAPVSGAPLLTGAVAWIDCTVHAVHTGGDHLIVVGRVDALGAGGTDEPLLFHQGRFAGLDVG; translated from the coding sequence ATGGGACACGCAGGCGCGGCCGCCGCCGCCGTTCGTCATCTCAGACCGGTTCCGCGACCGGGGCCCGCACAGCCGCTGCCGCGGCCGGAGTTGCGGTGTGTCCGGGAGAACGAGCGGGCGCCGGTGGAACAGGGCGAATTCCGCCGGGTCCTGGGTAACTTCGCGAGCGGGGTGACAGTGATCACCGCACCGGCCGCGGAGGGCGAAGCGGGCCCCGCCGGGTTCGCCTGCCAGTCCTTCTCCTCGCTTTCCCTCGACCCGCCCCTCGTCTGCTTCATGGTGGGTCGTGCCTCCACCACGTGGCCGCGCATCGCCCGCGCTGGCGTCTTCTGCGTCAACGTGCTCGGCGCCGGCCAGAGCGAGCTGTGCCGTTCCTTCGCGGTAAGCGGCGCGGACAAGTTCGCGGGAGTGGCGTACGAGGCGGCCCCCGTCTCCGGGGCGCCGCTCCTGACCGGGGCGGTGGCTTGGATCGACTGCACCGTCCACGCCGTGCACACCGGGGGCGATCACCTCATCGTCGTGGGACGGGTGGACGCCCTCGGTGCCGGCGGGACGGATGAGCCGCTGCTCTTCCACCAGGGGCGCTTCGCCGGGCTCGACGTGGGCTGA